From the genome of Vigna angularis cultivar LongXiaoDou No.4 chromosome 11, ASM1680809v1, whole genome shotgun sequence, one region includes:
- the LOC108333971 gene encoding probable phospholipid-transporting ATPase 4 isoform X4 produces the protein MTRGRIRARLRRRSHLYTFGCLKPTTTEELPYSLQGPGYSRTVFCNQPLLHEKNSLFYCKNDISTTKYNVITFLPKALFEQFRRVANIYFLLAACLSASPISPFSALSMVAPLAFVVGLSMVKEALEDSRRFFQDVKVNRRKVCLHIGNGTFGLRSWQKIVVGDVVKVEKDQFFPADLLLLASSYEDGICYVETMNLDGETNLKVKRSLEATLSLDNDEAFKDFSGTIYCEDPNPNLYTFIGNFEHENQATFIDQDIQMYDDETGTPAEARTSNLNEELGQVDTILSDKTGTLTCNQMDFLKCSIAGTAYGVRSSEVELAAAKQMASDLEEPDMDMSNFSIPEESKVPWENITVDEESELGNFANSKNDEDQRTSIKGFGFEDDRLMNGNWMKEPNADVLLLFFRILAICHTAIPELNEETDYCTYEAESPDEGAFLVAAREFGFEFYRRTQSSVVIRERFPASGQVVQREYKILNLLDFTSKRKRMSVIVRDEEGNIILFCKGADSIIFDRLSKNGKMYLDATTRHLNEYGEAGLRTLALAYRELDDLEYSVWNNKFQKAKTTIGPDREAMLDQVSDVMERELILVGATAVEDKLQKGVPQCIDKLAQAGLKIWVLTGDKMETAINIGFACSLLRQGMRQICITMNSDSATNDAKEVIKGNILNQITNASQMIKLEKDPHAAFALIIDGKTLTYALEDDVKLQFLGLAVGCASVICCRVSPKQKALVTRLVKEGTGKTTLAIGDGANDVGMIQEADIGVGISGVEGMQAVMASDFSIAQFRFLERLLVVHGHWCYKRIAQMICYFFYKNIAFGLTIFYFEAFAGFSGQSVYDDWYMILFNVVLTSLPVISLGVFEQDVPSEVCLQFPALYQQGPKNLFFDWYRILGWMGNGLYSSLVIFFLVIIIFYDQAFRANGQVADMAAVGTTMFTCIIWTVNCQIALTMSHFTWIQHLFVWGSITTWYLFLLLYGMLPPKHSKSAYQILVEVLAPAPIYWTTTVLVTITCVLPYLAHISFQRCSHPMDHHIIQEIKYYKKDIEDQHMWTRERSKARQETKIGFTARVEANIRHFRGKLQKKQQQSSVGSSVGSLSPL, from the exons ATGACGCGGGGGAGGATCAGGGCAAGGCTCCGTAGGAGGAGCCATCTTTACACATTTGGTTGCCTGAAGCCAACCACCACCGAGGAGTTGCCCTATTCACTTCAAGGTCCTGGCTACTCGCGAACAGTCTTCTGCAACCAGCCTCTACTCCATGAAAAGAATTCCCTATTTTACTGCAAGAATGATATATCAACCACCAAGTACAATGTCATAACGTTTCTGCCTAAGGCATTGTTTGAACAGTTTCGAAGGGTTGCTAACATATACTTTCTTTTGGCTGCTTGCCTTTCGGCTTCTCCAATTTCGCCTTTCAGCGCACTGAGCATGGTTGCACCTCTGGCGTTTGTTGTGGGACTTAGTATGGTGAAGGAGGCATTGGAGGACTCTCGCAGGTTCTTTCAGGATGTCAAAGTTAATCGACGGAAAGTTTGTCTCCATATAGGCAATGGCACTTTCGGCCTTAGATCGTGGCAGAAGATTGTGGTTGGGGATGTGGTCAAAGTAGAAAAAGATCAATTTTTTCCAGCCGACTTGCTTCTCTTGGCGTCAAGTTATGAGGATGGAATATGCTATGTGGAAACAATGAATTTAGATGGAGAGACCAACTTGAAGGTGAAGAGATCCTTGGAGGCTACCTTGTCTCTGGATAACGACGAGGCTTTTAAGGATTTCTCTGGAACAATATATTGTGAAGATCCAAATCCCAATCTTTACACTTTTATTGGGAACTTTGAACATGAAAATCAG GCAACCTTCATTGACCAAGACATTCAAATGTATGATGATGAAACTGGAACTCCAGCTGAAGCACGGACATCAAATTTGAATGAAGAGTTGGGTCAGGTAGACACCATCCTCTCTGATAAAACTGGCACTTTAACTTGCAACCAGATGGACTTTTTGAAGTGCTCCATTGCGGGTACTGCATATGGTGTTCGTTCCAGTGAGGTTGAACTTGCTGCAGCAAAGCAGATGGCTTCTGATCTTGAAGAGCCGGACATGGATATGTCTAATTTTTCCATTCCTGAGGAGAGTAAAGTGCCATGGGAAAATATCACTGTAGATGAAGAATCTGAACTGGGGAATTTTGCTAATTCCAAGAATGATGAAGATCAACGGACTTCCATAAAGGGATTTGGTTTTGAAGATGATCGCCTCATGAATGGTAACTGGATGAAAGAACCCAATGCCGATGTCCTTTTACTGTTTTTCCGGATATTAGCAATTTGCCATACTGCCATCCCTGAACTAAATGAGGAGACCGACTATTGTACATATGAGGCCGAGTCACCTGATGAAGGGGCTTTTCTAGTAGCAGCCAGAGAATttggttttgaattttatagGAGAACTCAATCAAGTGTTGTCATCCGCGAAAGATTTCCTGCCTCAGGACAAGTGGTTCAAAG agaatataaaattttgaatctgCTGGATTTTACTAGCAAAAGAAAGCGCATGTCAGTCATTGTGCGTGACGAGGAGGGAAACATCATTCTTTTTTGCAAAGGAGCTGACAG TATCATATTTGATCGACTGTCTAAGAATGGAAAAATGTATTTGGACGCTACTACTAGACATTTGAATGAATATGGAGAAGCTGGCTTGAGAACACTAGCCTTGGCCTATAGAGAGCTTGACGACCTAGAGTACTCTGTTTGGAATAACAAGTTTCAGAAGGCCAAAACAACTATTGGGCCTGACAGAGAGGCAATGCTTGATCAGGTTTCAGATGTTATGGAAAGAGAGTTGATACTTGTTGGCGCTACTGCTGTGGAGGATAAACTACAGAAAGGG GTGCCACAATGCATTGACAAACTTGCTCAAGCTGGTCTAAAGATCTGGGTATTGACTGGGGATAAGATGGAAACTGCAATCAACATTGG ATTTGCTTGTAGTTTACTTCGACAGGGCATGAGGCAAATCTGTATCACAATGAATTCAGATTCAGCAACCAATGATGCGAAAGAG GTCATCAAAGGAAACATCTTGAATCAAATCACCAATGCCTCGCAAATGATAAAGCTAGAAAAGGATCCACATGCTGCATTTGCATTAATTATTGATGGGAAAACTCTAACGTATGCTTTAGAAGATGATGTCAAACTCCAATTTTTGGGACTGGCTGTTGGCTGTGCGTCTGTTATTTGTTGTCGTGTGTCTCCAAAGCAAAAAGCACTG GTTACAAGGCTAGTGAAAGAAGGAACTGGGAAGACCACTTTGGCCATTGGTGATGGTGCAAATGATGTTGGCATGATTCAGGAAGCTGACATTGGTGTTGGAATCAGTGGGGTTGAAGGTATGCAG GCAGTAATGGCTAGTGACTTTTCTATTGCCCAATTCCGGTTTTTGGAGCGGCTTCTGGTAGTCCATGGACACTGGTGTTACAAGAGAATTGCACAAATG ATATGCTATTTCTTCTACAAAAATATAGCATTTGGCCTCACCATTTTCTATTTTGAGGCCTTTGCGGGCTTCTCTGGACAATCGGTTTATGATGACTGGTACATGATATTGTTCAATGTTGTTCTTACATCATTGCCTGTCATTTCTCTTGGAGTTTTTGAACAAGACGTTCCATCAGAAGTTTGTTTACAG TTTCCTGCACTGTATCAGCAAGGACCCAAAAACTTGTTCTTTGACTGGTATAGAATCTTGGGATGGATGGGGAATGGTCTTTATTCCTCCCTCGTCATCTTCTTCCTTGTCATTATCATCTTCTATGACCAAGCATTCCGTGCCAATGGCCAGGTCGCAGACATGGCTGCTGTTGGTACCACGATGTTCACTTGCATCATCTGGACTGTCAATTGCCAGATTGCACTGACAATGAGCCATTTCACATGGATTCAACACCTCTTTGTGTGGGGAAGCATAaccacttggtacctctttcTCTTGTTATATGGCATGCTTCCACCAAAACATAGCAAATCTGCCTACCAAATATTGGTGGAGGTTCTTGCTCCTGCTCCTATTTATTGGACAACAACCGTATTAGTAACAATTACATGCGTTCTTCCATATCTCGCCCACATATCCTTCCAAAGATGTTCTCATCCCATGGATCATCACATTATCCAAGAAATCAAGTACTACAAGAAGGACATTGAAGATCAGCACATGTGGACGAGGGAGCGGTCTAAAGCAAGGCAAGAAACGAAGATTGGATTCACGGCAAGAGTGGAAGCAAAtattaggcattttagaggtAAGTTGCAGAAGAAGCAGCAGCAGTCTTCAGTGGGGTCTTCAGTGGGATCTTTGTCCCCATTATGA
- the LOC108333971 gene encoding phospholipid-transporting ATPase 6 isoform X5: MTRGRIRARLRRRSHLYTFGCLKPTTTEELPYSLQGPGYSRTVFCNQPLLHEKNSLFYCKNDISTTKYNVITFLPKALFEQFRRVANIYFLLAACLSASPISPFSALSMVAPLAFVVGLSMVKEALEDSRRFFQDVKVNRRKVCLHIGNGTFGLRSWQKIVVGDVVKVEKDQFFPADLLLLASSYEDGICYVETMNLDGETNLKVKRSLEATLSLDNDEAFKDFSGTIYCEDPNPNLYTFIGNFEHENQVYPLDPSQILLRDSKLRNTDHVYGVVIFTGHDSKVMQNSTKSPSKRSTIEKKMDYIIYTLFTVLILISFISSIGFVAKTKYQAPTWWYLRPDNIEYQFDPEKIGLAGMSHLITALILYGYLIPISLYVSIEVVKVLQATFIDQDIQMYDDETGTPAEARTSNLNEELGQVDTILSDKTGTLTCNQMDFLKCSIAGTAYGVRSSEVELAAAKQMASDLEEPDMDMSNFSIPEESKVPWENITVDEESELGNFANSKNDEDQRTSIKGFGFEDDRLMNGNWMKEPNADVLLLFFRILAICHTAIPELNEETDYCTYEAESPDEGAFLVAAREFGFEFYRRTQSSVVIRERFPASGQVVQREYKILNLLDFTSKRKRMSVIVRDEEGNIILFCKGADSIIFDRLSKNGKMYLDATTRHLNEYGEAGLRTLALAYRELDDLEYSVWNNKFQKAKTTIGPDREAMLDQVSDVMERELILVGATAVEDKLQKGVPQCIDKLAQAGLKIWVLTGDKMETAINIGFACSLLRQGMRQICITMNSDSATNDAKEVIKGNILNQITNASQMIKLEKDPHAAFALIIDGKTLTYALEDDVKLQFLGLAVGCASVICCRVSPKQKALVTRLVKEGTGKTTLAIGDGANDVGMIQEADIGVGISGVEGMQAVMASDFSIAQFRFLERLLVVHGHWCYKRIAQMICYFFYKNIAFGLTIFYFEAFAGFSGQSVYDDWYMILFNVVLTSLPVISLGVFEQDVPSEVCLQFPALYQQGPKNLFFDWSQTWLLLVPRCSLASSGLSIARLH, translated from the exons ATGACGCGGGGGAGGATCAGGGCAAGGCTCCGTAGGAGGAGCCATCTTTACACATTTGGTTGCCTGAAGCCAACCACCACCGAGGAGTTGCCCTATTCACTTCAAGGTCCTGGCTACTCGCGAACAGTCTTCTGCAACCAGCCTCTACTCCATGAAAAGAATTCCCTATTTTACTGCAAGAATGATATATCAACCACCAAGTACAATGTCATAACGTTTCTGCCTAAGGCATTGTTTGAACAGTTTCGAAGGGTTGCTAACATATACTTTCTTTTGGCTGCTTGCCTTTCGGCTTCTCCAATTTCGCCTTTCAGCGCACTGAGCATGGTTGCACCTCTGGCGTTTGTTGTGGGACTTAGTATGGTGAAGGAGGCATTGGAGGACTCTCGCAGGTTCTTTCAGGATGTCAAAGTTAATCGACGGAAAGTTTGTCTCCATATAGGCAATGGCACTTTCGGCCTTAGATCGTGGCAGAAGATTGTGGTTGGGGATGTGGTCAAAGTAGAAAAAGATCAATTTTTTCCAGCCGACTTGCTTCTCTTGGCGTCAAGTTATGAGGATGGAATATGCTATGTGGAAACAATGAATTTAGATGGAGAGACCAACTTGAAGGTGAAGAGATCCTTGGAGGCTACCTTGTCTCTGGATAACGACGAGGCTTTTAAGGATTTCTCTGGAACAATATATTGTGAAGATCCAAATCCCAATCTTTACACTTTTATTGGGAACTTTGAACATGAAAATCAGGTTTATCCTCTTGATCCTAGTCAAATTCTTCTCAGAGATTCGAAGCTTAGGAACACTGATCATGTTTATGGAGTGGTCATTTTTACTGGACATGACAGCAAAGTCATGCAGAATTCTACTAAATCCCCTTCAAAGAGAAGCACAATAGAAAAAAAGATGGATTATATCATATATACACTTTTCACTGTCCTTATATTGATATCTTTTATTAGTTCAATAGGATTTGTTGCAAAGACCAAATACCAAGCCCCAACTTGGTGGTATTTACGGCCTGACAATATTGAATACCAGTTTGATCCTGAGAAAATTGGATTGGCTGGAATGAGCCATCTGATTACTGCGCTCATTCTCTATGGATATTTGATTCCTATCTCGCTTTATGTTTCAATTGAGGTTGTGAAGGTATTACAGGCAACCTTCATTGACCAAGACATTCAAATGTATGATGATGAAACTGGAACTCCAGCTGAAGCACGGACATCAAATTTGAATGAAGAGTTGGGTCAGGTAGACACCATCCTCTCTGATAAAACTGGCACTTTAACTTGCAACCAGATGGACTTTTTGAAGTGCTCCATTGCGGGTACTGCATATGGTGTTCGTTCCAGTGAGGTTGAACTTGCTGCAGCAAAGCAGATGGCTTCTGATCTTGAAGAGCCGGACATGGATATGTCTAATTTTTCCATTCCTGAGGAGAGTAAAGTGCCATGGGAAAATATCACTGTAGATGAAGAATCTGAACTGGGGAATTTTGCTAATTCCAAGAATGATGAAGATCAACGGACTTCCATAAAGGGATTTGGTTTTGAAGATGATCGCCTCATGAATGGTAACTGGATGAAAGAACCCAATGCCGATGTCCTTTTACTGTTTTTCCGGATATTAGCAATTTGCCATACTGCCATCCCTGAACTAAATGAGGAGACCGACTATTGTACATATGAGGCCGAGTCACCTGATGAAGGGGCTTTTCTAGTAGCAGCCAGAGAATttggttttgaattttatagGAGAACTCAATCAAGTGTTGTCATCCGCGAAAGATTTCCTGCCTCAGGACAAGTGGTTCAAAG agaatataaaattttgaatctgCTGGATTTTACTAGCAAAAGAAAGCGCATGTCAGTCATTGTGCGTGACGAGGAGGGAAACATCATTCTTTTTTGCAAAGGAGCTGACAG TATCATATTTGATCGACTGTCTAAGAATGGAAAAATGTATTTGGACGCTACTACTAGACATTTGAATGAATATGGAGAAGCTGGCTTGAGAACACTAGCCTTGGCCTATAGAGAGCTTGACGACCTAGAGTACTCTGTTTGGAATAACAAGTTTCAGAAGGCCAAAACAACTATTGGGCCTGACAGAGAGGCAATGCTTGATCAGGTTTCAGATGTTATGGAAAGAGAGTTGATACTTGTTGGCGCTACTGCTGTGGAGGATAAACTACAGAAAGGG GTGCCACAATGCATTGACAAACTTGCTCAAGCTGGTCTAAAGATCTGGGTATTGACTGGGGATAAGATGGAAACTGCAATCAACATTGG ATTTGCTTGTAGTTTACTTCGACAGGGCATGAGGCAAATCTGTATCACAATGAATTCAGATTCAGCAACCAATGATGCGAAAGAG GTCATCAAAGGAAACATCTTGAATCAAATCACCAATGCCTCGCAAATGATAAAGCTAGAAAAGGATCCACATGCTGCATTTGCATTAATTATTGATGGGAAAACTCTAACGTATGCTTTAGAAGATGATGTCAAACTCCAATTTTTGGGACTGGCTGTTGGCTGTGCGTCTGTTATTTGTTGTCGTGTGTCTCCAAAGCAAAAAGCACTG GTTACAAGGCTAGTGAAAGAAGGAACTGGGAAGACCACTTTGGCCATTGGTGATGGTGCAAATGATGTTGGCATGATTCAGGAAGCTGACATTGGTGTTGGAATCAGTGGGGTTGAAGGTATGCAG GCAGTAATGGCTAGTGACTTTTCTATTGCCCAATTCCGGTTTTTGGAGCGGCTTCTGGTAGTCCATGGACACTGGTGTTACAAGAGAATTGCACAAATG ATATGCTATTTCTTCTACAAAAATATAGCATTTGGCCTCACCATTTTCTATTTTGAGGCCTTTGCGGGCTTCTCTGGACAATCGGTTTATGATGACTGGTACATGATATTGTTCAATGTTGTTCTTACATCATTGCCTGTCATTTCTCTTGGAGTTTTTGAACAAGACGTTCCATCAGAAGTTTGTTTACAG TTTCCTGCACTGTATCAGCAAGGACCCAAAAACTTGTTCTTTGACTG GTCGCAGACATGGCTGCTGTTGGTACCACGATGTTCACTTGCATCATCTGGACTGTCAATTGCCAGATTGCACTGA